A stretch of the Oncorhynchus clarkii lewisi isolate Uvic-CL-2024 chromosome 9, UVic_Ocla_1.0, whole genome shotgun sequence genome encodes the following:
- the LOC139416685 gene encoding DNA (cytosine-5)-methyltransferase 3A-like, with protein sequence MATNVDLDQTPDATAEKCSSFELLDWLNKTLDIKFTRVENICSGSCYCQLMDWIFPGCIDLSTVKFQAQDTSDFLHNYNMLQAGFNKTGVTKTVPVEELINGKFHPNFIFLKWFKRFFQANLAGQVYNPVEARQGQDIQPARFRLHSPQRLHLKGHNSASHSPSQSGVLETDTEEEALGKYQRKSIIYEDIWRETYSWVGASTLGEIYAYCSLCDLNLNIYHSGLFDLKRHSQSKKHCKLSLAASDGTLTPEPGKSSQGSCSDLPPCSELVIRFIQANCVSGPSAAEDQVSNRYGQYVLGLQYPKDIVSACQKTPYCIYMYGGVVLGQTDMASVVLVGYFDVKEARHRIRLLDVLQPPDDDNAGEKTAAALVETLERFGLPAANLAALYSDGNGSASEPICSQLRELNTNMLVLSGLYGVADAACHAGVSELSTQAQELIVDIYSHFSSCSTKDDNLKELFSSISGTDGLTLPLTTCCLNFCMLVRKVLGMWTDLISHFSSCNEEDNIDNKAKLICTQLQDPKLRAIFMFLDQALEPLRVFQERLHHHEGSARADLVQILQDASGLLRSYASSFLRPQAVVLFLKERDAFLLKTTKFHLPGAELNVGGAVVEDFLCESSETGSEALQLLQEQALSFYTALTARVAEGLPLSDGVLRSMAQLLSPQGRLKVTGKAVGELGAKLGLCSSPEEISQLNKEFLEYQLAEEGEGDDGENRCDGGVQNDSAAPSLEQHWSTVLKASGSTTIFRKLVLTLLAMPCPPLEAQKVFTQAVENGDADQFADSVTESELDSIQKVDRTNDSTLSDNNSVNGLGRKKESRGRSRKIPSGLNYLNGTVKPCTVRLQKIINGPKNEEHTVFVEDDVIWTNTMEGNIRGIYGWESSLRQKPQARAVFQAGAGAGAGAGAWAKPQVLDNDSKKDQESEAVTPLKNENQTSTSNVSTPSRRAAKKGVDYQDGKGFPTGELVWGKVKGFSWWPGVVVLWKSNKTPPVSMRRVEWFGDGMFSEICTERLLRFAAFAKGFCKNSYASLPTYKDAIYQVLELAGERCEKSFLAARNQQEEFKLMLDWAHSGFQPTGPDGFNPTAPADLKAESSDSALSDYQPPAKKKYVNKNRPSSGNQGYSRGAMLQEVMKGKKIEEFCLSCGTPHIHTFHPLFEGSLCQKCKDNFIETLYRYDKDGYQSYCTVCCAGQEVILCGNASCCRCFCKDCLNFLVGDGTFNQLKDVDPWICFMCLPSQCNGSLKLRPDWSVRVQQFFINNSALEFEPHRMYPSIPTHQRRPIRVLSLFDGIATGYLVLKDLGFIIKRYIASEICGNSIAVGMIKHQGQIEHINDVRTITRKHLAEWGPFDLLIGGSPCNDLACVNPARKGLFEGTGRLFFEYYRMLTMMRPREDDDRPFFWLFENVVAMSGHDKADICRFLECNPILIDAVKVSPAHRARYFWGNLPGMNRPLATSLDDKVNLQDCLELGRTAKYNKVPTITTKSNSIRQGKMGPLPVDFNGTEDSLWCTEMEKIFGFPKHYTDANNMGQSQRQKVLGRSWSVPVIRHLFAPLKDYFACE encoded by the exons ATGGCGACAAATGTGGACCTGGACCAGACCCCAGATGCCACTGCAGAGAAATGCAGCAGTTTTGAACTGCTGGACTGGCTCAATAAGACCCTGGACATCAAATTCACCCGGGTGGAGAACATATGCTCAG GTTCCTGCTACTGCCAGCTGATGGACTGGATCTTCCCTGGGTGCATTGACCTCAGCACAGTGAAGTTCCAGGCCCAGGACACGTCAGACTTCCTCCACAACTACAATATGCTCCAAGCTGGCTTCAACAAGACTGGTGTCACCAAG ACTGTTCCAGTGGAGGAGCTGATAAACGGAAAGTTCCATCCCAACTTCATATTCCTGAAGTGGTTCAAGAGGTTTTTCCAGGCTAACCTGGCAGGGCAGGTGTATAACCCTGTAGAGGCTCGCCAAGGCCAGGACATCCAGCCTGCCAGATTCCGCTTACATTCTCCTCAGAGACTTCACCTCAAGGGCCACAATTCTGCCAGCCACAGTCCCAGTCAATCAG GGGTGTTGGAAACCGACACGGAGGAAGAAGCTTTAGGGAAGTATCAAAGGAAAAGTATTATTTATGAGGATATATGGAGGGAGACTTACTCCTGGGTGGGGGCCAGCACTCTGGGAGAGATCTATGCCTACTGCAGTCTGTGCGATCTTAACCTCAACATCTATCACTCAGGTCTGTTTGACCTGAAGCGTCACTCACAGTCCAAGAAGCACTGCAAGCTTTCCCTGGCTGCCAGTGATGGCACCCTAACGCCAGAGCCAGGGAAAAGCAGTCAGGGCAGCTGCAGTGACCTTCCACCCTGTAGTGAGTTGGTCATTCGCTTCATTCAAGCCAACTGTGTCTCTGGCCCCTCCGCGGCTGAGGACCAAGTGTCTAACAGATACGGCCAGTATGTCCTGGGACTACAGTACCCAAAGGACATAGTGTCTGCCTGCCAAAAGACTCCTTACTGCATATACATGTACGGAGGAGTGGTGCTAGGGCAGACTGACATGGCTTCTGTAGTTCTAGTGGGGTATTTTGATGTAAAGGAAGCCAGGCACCGCATCAGGCTGTTGGATGTTCTGCAGCCTCCAGATGATGACAATGCTGGAGAGAAAACAGCTGCAGCTCTGGTGGAGACCTTGGAGAGGTTTGGGCTTCCTGCAGCTAACCTCGCTGCTCTCTACTCAGATGGTAATGGTTCTGCCTCAGAGCCAATATGCTCACAACTCAGGGAACTCAACACCAACATGTTGGTGCTAAGTGGGCTGTATGGGGTGGCTGATGCAGCCTGCCATGCTGGGGTGTCGGAGCTCTCCACTCAGGCCCAGGAGCTTATTGTAGATATCTACTCCCACTTCTCCTCCTGCTCCACCAAGGATGACAACCTGAAGGAACTGTTTTCCAGCATTAGCGGTACTGATGGCCTCACCCTTCCCCTCACCACCTGCTGCCTTAACTTCTGCATGTTAGTCAGGAAGGTTTTGGGAATGTGGACCGATCTCATCTCCCACTTCAGCTCCTGTAATGAAGAGGATAACATAGATAATAAGGCTAAGCTGATCTGCACACAGCTGCAGGACCCCAAACTCAGGGCTATCTTCATGTTTCTGGACCAGGCCCTAGAGCCCCTCCGTGTCTTCCAGGAGCGACTGCATCACCATGAGGGCTCAGCCCGGGCTGACTTGGTGCAGATCCTACAGGATGCCAGCGGCCTCCTGCGCTCCTATGCCTCCAGTTTCCTCCGTCCTCAAGCCGTCGTGCTCTTCCTCAAGGAACGTGACGCCTTTCTCCTCAAGACCACAAAGTTCCACCTGCCAGGGGCAGAGCTGAACGTGggtggggctgtagtggaggactTCCTGTGTGAGTCATCAGAGACAGGAAGTGAAGCACTGCAGTTATTACAGGAACAGGCTCTCTCCTTCTACACAGCGCTCACAGCCCGCGTGGCGGAGGGGCTGCCTCTTAGTGACGGTGTGTTGAGGAGCATGGCCCAGCTACTGAGCCCTCAGGGCAGGCTGAAAGTGACAGGGAAGGCTGTGGGAGAGCTGGGGGCCAAACTGGGGCTCTGCAGCTCACCCGAGGAAATCAGCCAGCTGAACAAGGAGTTCCTGGAATACCAGCtggcagaggagggagagggggacgaTGGAGAAAACAGATGTGATGGAGGGGTCCAGAATGACTCGGCAGCACCTTCGCTGGAGCAACATTGGAGCACTGTGCTGAAGGCTTCTGGGTCGACCACCATCTTCAGGAAACTTGTTTTGACCCTCTTAGCCATGCCCTGCCCCCCACTTGAAGCTCAGAAAGTCTTCACACAG GCTGTGGAGAATGGGGATGCTGACCAGTTCGctgacagtgtgacagagagtgAGCTGGACTCCATTCAGAAAGTAGACCGTACCAATGATAGCACTCTCTCAGACAACAACAGTGTCAACGGGCTTGGCAGGAAGAAGGAAAGTCGAGGTCGTTCCAGAAAGATTCCATCAG GGCTGAATTACCTTAATGGGACAGTGAAGCCATGCACAGTGCGGCTGCAGAAGATAATCA ATGGACCAAAGAATGAGGAACATACTGTGTTCGTTGAGGATGATGTCATTTGGACAAATACTATGGAG GGCAACATTAGGGGCATTTATGGCTGGGAGAGCAGCTTACGCCAGAAGCCACAGGCGAGAGCTGTATTTCAGGCTGGTGCTGGTGCCGGTGCCGGTGCTGGTGCCTGGGCCAAGCCACAGGTTCTTGACAACGACAGCAAAAAGGACCAGGAGTCTGAGGCTGTGACG CCCCTGAAGAATGAGAATCAAACATCAACATCCAATGTGTCTACTCCGAGTCGCAGGGCAGCAAAGAAGGGCGTTGATTACCAG GATGGGAAGGGTTTCCCCACTGGAGAGCTGGTGTGGGGAAAGGTGAAGGGCTTCTCCTGGTGGCCTGGAGTGGTGGTGCTCTGGAAGTCCAACAAAACACCGCCTGTATCCATGCGCCGGGTAGAGTGGTTTGGAGACGGCATGTTTTCCGAG ATCTGTACAGAGAGGCTTCTGCGTTTTGCAGCTTTTGCAAAGGGCTTCTGCAAGAATTCCTATGCCAGCTTGCCCACCTACAAAGATGCCATCTACCAGGTCCTTGAG TTGGCTGGTGAACGCTGTGAGAAGTCCTTTCTTGCAGCGAGGAATCAACAAGAGGAGTTTAAGTTGATGCTGGACTGGGCCCACAGTGGATTCCAGCCCACTGGACCAGATGGGTTCAACCCCACAGCCCCTGCAG ACTTGAAGGCAGAATCTTCAGACTCAGCTCTGTCAGACTACCAACCCCCAGCTAAGAAGAAGTATGTGAATAAGAACAGACCATCCTCTGGGAATCAGGGCTACAGCAGAG GGGCAATGCTACAAGAGGTTATGAAAGGCAAGAAAATTGAAG AATTCTGTTTATCATGTGGAACCCCCCACATCCACACCTTCCACCCACTGTTTGAAGGGAGTCTCTGCCAGAAGTGTAAG GACAACTTTATTGAGACTTTGTACAGATACGACAAAGATGGCTACCAGTCCTACTGCACTGTTTGTTGTGCTGGCCAAGAGGTCATTCTGTGTGGCAATGCCAGCTGTTGCAG gtgtTTCTGTAAGGACTGCCTGAACTTTTTGGTTGGCGATGGAACCTTTAACCAACTGAAGGACGTGGACCCATGGATCTGCTTCATGTGCTTACCATCCCAGTGCAACGGATCACTCAAGCTACGGCCTGACTGGAGCGTGCGTGTTCAACAGTTCTTCATCAACAACAGTGCCCTCGAATTTGAACCCCACAGgatgtatccctccatccctacacaTCAACGCAGACCCATCCGGGTATTGTCTCTCTTTGATGGGATTGCCACAG GGTACCTGGTGCTCAAAGACCTGGGCTTCATCATAAAACGCTACATTGCCTCTGAGATCTGTGGGAACTCGATTGCTGTGGGTATGATCAAACACCAGGGCCAGATAGAGCATATCAACGACGTACGCACCATCACCAGGAAACAT CTGGCTGAATGGGGTCCTTTTGACCTCCTGATTGGAGGAAGCCCCTGCAATGATCTGGCCTGCGTCAACCCTGCTCGGAAGGGCTTATTTG AGGGCACAGGCAGGCTGTTCTTTGAATATTACAGGATGCTGACCATGATGAGGCCAAGGGAAGATGATGATCGGCCATTCTTCTGGCTCTTTGAAAATGTGGTGGCCATGAGCGGTCATGACAAGGCTGACATCTGTCGCTTCCTTGAG TGCAATCCCATCCTGATCGATGCAGTAAAAGTGAGCCCAGCTCACAGAGCTCGCTACTTCTGGGGAAACCTCCCGGGCATGAACAg ACCTCTAGCTACCTCTCTGGATGACAAGGTgaacctgcaggattgtctggaGCTTGGACGCACGGCCAAG TATAACAAAgttcctaccatcaccaccaagTCCAACTCCATCAGACAGGGGAAGATGGGACCCCTACCCGTCGACTTTAATGGCACGGAGGACTCCCTTTGGTGCACAGAGATGGAGAA GATCTTTGGCTTTCCCAAGCATTACACTGATGCCAACAATATGGGTCAGAGCCAGCGGCAAAAAGTACTGGGCCGATCATGGAGTGTACCAGTTATCAGGCACCTCTTCGCTCCACTCAAGGACTACTTTGCCTGTGAGTAG